A genomic stretch from Flavobacterium humidisoli includes:
- a CDS encoding M16 family metallopeptidase, protein MKKSVMMLSAALMLGGVAHAQKVAFEEYDLDNGLHVILHNDPSAPVVITSVMYHVGSKDERPDRTGFAHFFEHLLFEGTQNIKRGEWMKIVTANGGVNNANTSDDRTYYYEVFPSNSLELGLWMESERLMHPIINKIGVDTQNEVVKEEKRMRYDNQPYGNILPEVKKNMFKKHPYRWTTIGSMKDLDAATLEEFQAFNKKFYTPNNAVLVVAGDFEKTKTKEWIQKYFGPIPKGEEVKKQTYIEDPITQPIKATYEDPNIQIPMIVASYRTPSMKTRDARVLDLISSYLSDGKSSKLYKKIVDDKKMALQIGAVGFSQEDYGMYILYGLPMAPYTINDILKEMDEEIVKIQTDLISEKDYEKLQNKFDNNYVNANASVEGIAENLASYYLLYGDVNLINTEIDIYHSITREEIREVAKKYLNPNQRLILDYVPTAKSQN, encoded by the coding sequence ATGAAAAAATCAGTAATGATGTTAAGTGCTGCATTAATGCTTGGCGGAGTGGCTCATGCCCAAAAAGTAGCTTTCGAAGAATACGACTTAGACAATGGCCTACATGTCATTTTACACAATGACCCTTCTGCTCCTGTCGTTATCACTTCGGTAATGTATCATGTTGGATCAAAAGACGAACGTCCTGATAGAACTGGATTTGCTCACTTTTTTGAACATCTATTATTTGAGGGAACCCAAAATATAAAACGTGGGGAATGGATGAAAATTGTTACTGCAAATGGAGGTGTAAACAATGCCAACACATCTGATGACCGAACTTATTATTATGAAGTTTTTCCTTCGAATAGTTTAGAACTTGGCTTATGGATGGAATCTGAAAGATTAATGCATCCAATTATTAATAAGATTGGAGTTGACACGCAGAATGAAGTCGTAAAAGAAGAAAAAAGAATGCGTTACGACAATCAGCCGTACGGAAATATTCTTCCTGAGGTTAAAAAGAATATGTTTAAAAAACATCCTTATAGATGGACCACTATTGGTTCTATGAAAGATTTGGATGCAGCTACATTAGAAGAATTCCAAGCTTTTAATAAAAAATTCTATACCCCAAATAATGCCGTTTTGGTTGTTGCTGGAGATTTTGAAAAAACAAAAACAAAAGAGTGGATTCAAAAATATTTTGGACCAATTCCAAAAGGCGAAGAAGTTAAGAAACAGACCTATATTGAAGATCCGATTACGCAGCCAATTAAAGCAACTTACGAAGATCCAAACATACAGATTCCAATGATTGTTGCTTCGTATAGAACGCCATCAATGAAAACTAGAGATGCAAGAGTTTTAGATTTGATTTCCTCTTATTTAAGTGATGGAAAAAGCTCTAAACTCTACAAAAAAATAGTTGACGACAAGAAAATGGCGCTGCAGATTGGCGCAGTAGGATTCAGCCAAGAAGATTACGGAATGTATATTCTTTACGGACTTCCAATGGCTCCGTACACAATTAATGACATTCTAAAGGAAATGGATGAAGAGATTGTAAAAATCCAAACCGATCTTATTTCTGAAAAAGATTATGAAAAATTACAGAATAAATTCGATAACAATTATGTAAATGCCAATGCAAGCGTAGAAGGAATTGCAGAAAATCTGGCGTCTTATTATCTTCTTTATGGCGACGTTAATTTAATCAACACTGAAATCGACATTTACCATTCTATCACGAGAGAAGAAATTAGAGAAGTTGCCAAGAAATACTTAAATCCAAATCAGCGCTTGATTTTAGATTATGTTCCTACAGCCAAATCTCAAAACTAA
- a CDS encoding M16 family metallopeptidase, translating to MKKIYPFLILIFLTGIMQAQDRPQPKPGNAPVVNIKKPQTFVLANGMKVLVVENHKLPRVSYTLTLDNAPFTEGNKKGVDELTSSLIGNGTKKTTKEAFNEEIDFYGANINFTSQGAYASSLSKYSGRVLELLAEGALQPNFTQTEFDKEKAKLLEGLKADEKSVPAISNRVVDVLAFGKNHPVGEYLSEETVKNVTLADVQNNYNTYFVPENAYLVIIGDVKFKEAKTAVEKLFSGWKKQAAPKNTYPTPVNVSSLQIDFVDVPNAVQSEISLVNTVNLRMNDPDFFPAVIANQILGGDFNSYLNMNLREQHAWTYGASSSIGSGKYVTKFKASSAVRNTVTDSAVVQFVKEIKRIRTERVDPEVLRNVKAGYIGRFVMQVEKPQAVARYALNIETEKLPADFYEKYIQTINNVTADDIYRVANKYFLLDNMRIVIVGKGSDVISGLEKLQIPIHYFDKYGNPVEKPATKKEAPKDISAKTVFENYINAIGGEKAVTAVKTLYMNGTTTVPQAPNPLTFTSKLDSKGKMMVSLSMGTMNLMKQVVNEKGAYVEQQGQRKNLEGEDLAEMKANAAPFEELQLVKRTDLKVEGIEPINGNDAYVIKDGKTKYYYDVKSGLKTAESKVREQGGKSVEQITNFNDYREVKGVKVPFNLIQNVGFELDIKMSDIKINEGVSEKDFL from the coding sequence ATGAAAAAAATATATCCTTTTTTAATCCTTATTTTCCTAACTGGAATTATGCAAGCACAAGATCGTCCACAACCCAAACCAGGAAATGCCCCAGTAGTCAACATCAAAAAACCGCAGACCTTTGTTTTAGCAAACGGAATGAAAGTTTTAGTTGTTGAAAACCACAAATTGCCTAGAGTGAGCTATACACTTACTTTAGATAATGCTCCGTTTACTGAAGGCAACAAAAAAGGGGTTGACGAATTGACCAGCAGCTTAATTGGAAACGGAACTAAAAAAACAACCAAAGAAGCTTTTAACGAAGAAATTGATTTTTATGGAGCTAATATCAATTTTACTTCTCAAGGTGCTTATGCAAGTTCGTTGTCAAAGTATTCTGGCCGCGTTTTAGAGCTTTTAGCAGAAGGTGCTTTACAACCCAATTTCACTCAAACTGAATTTGATAAAGAAAAAGCAAAACTTTTGGAAGGCCTTAAAGCCGACGAAAAAAGTGTTCCTGCCATTTCAAACCGAGTGGTTGACGTTTTGGCTTTTGGAAAAAATCATCCGGTAGGAGAATACCTTTCTGAAGAGACTGTGAAAAATGTAACTCTTGCAGATGTTCAAAACAATTACAATACTTATTTTGTTCCAGAAAATGCTTATTTAGTTATTATTGGAGACGTCAAATTTAAAGAAGCAAAAACTGCTGTTGAGAAATTATTCAGCGGGTGGAAAAAGCAGGCTGCACCAAAAAACACTTACCCAACTCCAGTAAATGTTTCGAGCTTACAAATCGATTTTGTTGATGTTCCAAATGCGGTTCAATCTGAAATTTCATTAGTAAATACTGTAAATTTAAGAATGAACGATCCAGATTTTTTCCCTGCTGTTATTGCCAATCAAATTCTTGGAGGCGATTTCAATAGCTACTTAAACATGAATTTACGCGAACAGCATGCTTGGACTTATGGAGCAAGTTCTAGTATTGGAAGCGGGAAATATGTTACTAAATTTAAGGCTTCATCTGCTGTTAGAAATACAGTAACCGATAGCGCTGTTGTTCAATTTGTTAAAGAAATCAAACGAATCAGAACAGAAAGAGTAGATCCAGAAGTTTTAAGAAATGTAAAAGCGGGTTATATTGGAAGATTTGTAATGCAAGTCGAAAAACCACAAGCTGTTGCGCGTTATGCTTTGAACATTGAAACAGAAAAACTTCCTGCTGATTTCTACGAAAAATACATTCAAACCATTAATAATGTTACTGCCGATGATATTTATCGTGTTGCCAACAAGTACTTCTTGTTAGATAATATGCGTATCGTAATTGTTGGTAAAGGATCTGATGTGATCTCTGGTTTAGAAAAATTACAAATTCCGATTCATTATTTCGACAAATACGGAAATCCAGTTGAAAAACCTGCTACAAAAAAAGAGGCGCCTAAAGATATTAGCGCAAAGACGGTTTTTGAAAACTACATTAATGCAATTGGCGGAGAAAAAGCCGTTACTGCAGTAAAAACATTATACATGAATGGCACAACAACGGTTCCGCAGGCTCCTAACCCATTAACTTTTACCTCTAAATTAGATTCGAAAGGAAAAATGATGGTTTCGCTTTCTATGGGAACTATGAATTTAATGAAACAGGTAGTTAACGAAAAAGGCGCTTACGTTGAACAGCAAGGCCAGAGAAAAAACCTTGAAGGTGAAGATTTAGCCGAAATGAAAGCTAATGCAGCTCCGTTTGAAGAATTACAGCTTGTAAAAAGAACGGACCTTAAAGTAGAAGGAATTGAACCAATTAATGGGAATGATGCTTACGTAATTAAAGACGGCAAAACAAAGTATTATTACGACGTTAAATCTGGATTAAAAACAGCCGAATCTAAAGTTCGCGAACAAGGCGGAAAATCAGTTGAACAAATCACTAATTTCAATGATTATAGAGAAGTAAAAGGTGTTAAAGTTCCTTTTAACTTAATTCAGAATGTTGGCTTTGAATTGGATATTAAAATGTCTGATATTAAGATTAACGAAGGGGTTTCTGAGAAAGATTTTCTTTAA